A section of the bacterium SCSIO 12696 genome encodes:
- a CDS encoding IclR family transcriptional regulator, whose product MTAKKTAAPASRRQSYSAPALEKGLDVLELLSREPDGLSLSDIAKRLGRSVGELFRMLVVLEQRGYLILPAGSDRYQLSLKLFELSHQFPPVKRLTAAATKVMKRLAYQIEQSCHLVIYYEGRGHVVVQQDAPSARIFSVRLGAEASLVDTCSGHILLAYADEAQQEAMFNSIPKHHKKPTKKLVKELSKRICTQGYESISSAQAHGVEDIGCPVFDHNGSIVAALVMPFLSYKDGSHPKTLDEALEQLQKAAVDISEALGYRSE is encoded by the coding sequence ATGACCGCTAAAAAAACGGCAGCCCCCGCCTCTCGACGTCAATCCTATTCGGCACCCGCTTTAGAGAAAGGGCTGGATGTTCTTGAGCTGCTTTCCCGTGAGCCGGACGGGCTTAGTTTGAGTGATATCGCCAAACGCCTTGGGCGGTCAGTGGGGGAGCTGTTTCGCATGCTGGTGGTGCTGGAGCAGAGGGGTTATTTGATATTGCCCGCGGGCAGTGATCGCTACCAGCTGTCATTAAAATTGTTTGAGCTGTCTCACCAGTTCCCGCCGGTCAAGCGCCTTACTGCTGCCGCTACCAAGGTCATGAAACGACTGGCGTATCAAATAGAGCAGTCCTGTCATCTGGTGATTTATTACGAGGGAAGAGGGCACGTTGTGGTACAACAGGATGCCCCTTCAGCGCGAATTTTTAGTGTTCGCTTGGGAGCTGAAGCATCTTTGGTAGACACCTGCTCCGGACACATACTGCTTGCTTATGCGGATGAGGCTCAACAGGAGGCTATGTTCAATAGCATCCCCAAACACCACAAAAAGCCCACCAAAAAACTGGTTAAAGAGCTAAGTAAGCGAATCTGTACTCAGGGTTATGAAAGCATTTCCAGCGCTCAGGCTCACGGGGTGGAAGATATCGGTTGCCCTGTATTCGATCACAATGGTTCTATTGTCGCTGCTTTAGTCATGCCATTCCTCTCCTATAAAGATGGTTCACACCCCAAAACGCTGGACGAGGCTTTGGAACAGTTGCAAAAAGCAGCGGTGGATATTTCCGAGGCGTTGGGCTATCGAAGCGAGTAG
- a CDS encoding alpha-hydroxy-acid oxidizing protein: MNSQFFDSRFPGTADLKKQAKKRIPRFAYEYIKGGCHEEIGLLRNRQDIQAVQLRSELLKPFSGSNLEVELFGHTYSAPFGVAPVGLQGLMWPKAPEILAKAAAEKNIPFVLSTVSSAKLEDIAELSEGKAWYQLYNPTDPAIREDLLKRITAAQYPVLVVTVDVPTFGYRPRDIRNGLAMPPKMSLSNICQMLARPAWLLATAKAGKPEMQTLKPYMPKGMPTDQLAAFMNKTVMGRVDMEGLKPIRDFWKGPLVIKGLINEKDVASAISLGADAVVMSNHGARQLDPGESPVPALKKAARSYGDKIKIFMDSGINSGSNIASAMACGADFTFLGRSFVYGVGALGDKGGIHTINMLTTQLTQVMNQLGCATVADLPNCLVDDSNESV; this comes from the coding sequence ATGAATAGTCAATTCTTCGACTCTCGCTTCCCCGGCACAGCCGACCTGAAAAAACAGGCCAAAAAGCGCATTCCTCGCTTTGCCTACGAATACATAAAGGGCGGCTGTCACGAAGAAATTGGCCTGTTACGCAACCGCCAGGATATTCAGGCAGTGCAGCTGCGCAGTGAACTGCTTAAACCTTTCTCTGGCAGCAACCTGGAAGTAGAGTTGTTTGGTCACACCTACTCCGCCCCCTTTGGGGTTGCACCAGTAGGCCTGCAGGGGCTGATGTGGCCCAAGGCACCAGAGATTCTGGCCAAAGCCGCAGCTGAGAAAAACATTCCGTTTGTATTAAGCACGGTGTCTTCCGCCAAGCTGGAAGACATCGCCGAACTGTCCGAAGGCAAAGCCTGGTACCAACTGTATAACCCTACAGACCCTGCCATTCGAGAGGATCTGCTCAAACGCATTACCGCCGCCCAATACCCAGTATTGGTGGTCACTGTGGATGTACCCACCTTTGGCTACCGGCCACGGGACATTCGCAATGGCTTGGCCATGCCGCCAAAAATGTCGCTTTCCAACATCTGCCAGATGCTGGCCCGCCCCGCCTGGCTACTGGCTACGGCCAAAGCTGGCAAGCCTGAAATGCAGACCTTAAAACCCTATATGCCCAAGGGCATGCCCACCGATCAACTGGCCGCGTTTATGAACAAAACCGTGATGGGCCGGGTGGATATGGAAGGGCTGAAGCCGATTCGGGATTTCTGGAAAGGCCCGTTGGTGATCAAGGGCCTGATTAACGAAAAAGACGTAGCCAGCGCTATCTCATTGGGGGCCGATGCGGTGGTGATGTCCAACCACGGCGCCCGCCAGCTCGATCCCGGTGAATCTCCGGTGCCAGCGCTGAAAAAAGCAGCGCGCTCTTACGGTGACAAAATCAAGATATTTATGGATTCAGGCATCAATTCTGGCTCCAACATCGCCAGCGCTATGGCTTGCGGCGCGGATTTTACCTTTCTGGGGCGCTCCTTTGTTTATGGCGTGGGCGCCCTCGGTGACAAGGGCGGTATACACACCATCAATATGCTCACTACCCAATTAACCCAGGTCATGAACCAGCTGGGCTGCGCCACCGTGGCGGATTTGCCCAACTGCTTGGTAGATGACTCTAACGAATCTGTTTAA